A segment of the Gemmatimonadota bacterium genome:
CGGAAGAGATCCGGCGAGCAGGGCATGACCGAGGGAGATGGGAAGGACCTCGATCCGATCCTTCCGAAGGCTCGCCGGGAGAGTCTGCGGATCCCAGTCTTGGAACCGGAGCTTCCCGAGCCGATGCTTCGTCGTGATCTCCCACCCGGAGGCGCTGCTCACCAAGATCACATTCTCGGGATCCCGAATCCGCTCCCGGGCGAGGGCCGAAAGTCGAGGAT
Coding sequences within it:
- a CDS encoding type II toxin-antitoxin system VapC family toxin; this translates as MTFLLDTHALLWWVTDDPRLSALARERIRDPENVILVSSASGWEITTKHRLGKLRFQDWDPQTLPASLRKDRIEVLPISLGHALLAGSLPGPHRDPFDRILIAQSRMEDLPILTRDPVFPDYGVDAIW